From the genome of Hydrogenobacter hydrogenophilus:
ACCTCCCAAGTGTGTCCGTGCAGAGGTTCTGGAGAGCCATGATAATCCGTCAGAAAGTGAGCAGCGTTGAACTTTCTCTTCACTACAAGAGTCCAAGGCATTGAACCAATTATAACGCAAAAATTTGGCTAATAAAGTCCGTATAAGGAAAAATAGTTTAT
Proteins encoded in this window:
- a CDS encoding 6-carboxytetrahydropterin synthase is translated as MPWTLVVKRKFNAAHFLTDYHGSPEPLHGHTWEV